Proteins encoded within one genomic window of Saccharopolyspora pogona:
- a CDS encoding DEAD/DEAH box helicase produces the protein MTLSASSGDPLHRLDPVVVHHIVNTLGWRDLLPLQRDTIDPLIAGDDAVLLAPTAGGKTEAACFPLLSKMSQKNWRPISILYLCPLKALLNNLLPRIETYAGWLGRRAAVWHGDVADAARARILRDPPDILLTTPESLESMLVSVKVEHHQLFTGLQAVVVDEVHALAGDDRGWHLLAVLERLSRVAGRPLQRVGLSATVGNPADLLAWLQGSRRVSRTATVVAPEVVATTPSPGDIELDYVGSVMNAAAIIAALHQGEKRLVFCDSRALVEQLGAELRLLGVTTFLSHASLSVDERARAEKAFAEARDCVIVATSTLELGIDVGDLDRVIQINAPKTVASFLQRLGRTGRRAGSTRNCLFLALDEWQLLWAAALLHLWSSGYVEPVTPPPEPRHIVAQQLLAMCLQENKIGRGLWYEEWNGLAPFDRSGEPILQHLIDESFVDRDGELLFIGPHAEKRFGRRHFMDMMAVFTAAPEFTVLAGRQEIGRTDPSLLTEKIDGSRILLLGGRGWRVTWIDWKRRRCFVEPSDSPGRARWNNGGLGGTGFALSRAARDVLLGADPPVKLTQRAQRVLSDTRGEHGLKAHPGGMVISRTGTDIRWWTWAGYKANATLAASLLGLADEKQRVDDVSIRLRTDLTAEMWRNGTTDASEHLSLPQVDERALKGLKFNEALPSRLATATLATRLADLEGAATVLSEPTRFIIPGW, from the coding sequence ATGACGCTGTCAGCCTCGTCGGGCGATCCTCTGCATCGCCTCGATCCTGTCGTGGTCCACCACATCGTCAACACACTGGGTTGGCGCGACCTGCTCCCGCTGCAGCGAGACACCATCGACCCGTTGATAGCTGGCGATGACGCGGTTCTGCTCGCACCGACTGCGGGTGGCAAAACCGAGGCAGCCTGCTTTCCCTTGCTTTCCAAGATGTCACAGAAGAACTGGCGACCGATCTCGATACTCTACCTGTGTCCGCTCAAGGCGCTGCTGAACAACCTGCTCCCCCGAATCGAGACCTATGCGGGCTGGCTCGGCCGACGCGCAGCCGTCTGGCACGGCGATGTCGCGGACGCGGCACGCGCCCGGATTCTTCGGGATCCTCCGGACATCCTCCTGACTACACCGGAATCATTGGAATCGATGCTTGTCAGTGTCAAGGTCGAGCATCATCAGCTGTTCACGGGCTTGCAAGCAGTCGTCGTCGATGAGGTACATGCCTTAGCCGGTGACGATCGCGGCTGGCATTTGCTCGCGGTGCTGGAGCGGCTGAGTCGCGTAGCAGGTCGCCCACTGCAACGAGTCGGGCTATCTGCCACCGTCGGAAACCCGGCTGACCTGCTGGCTTGGCTGCAAGGTTCTAGGCGAGTTTCCCGGACCGCCACCGTCGTCGCCCCAGAGGTCGTGGCGACGACACCCTCGCCGGGAGATATTGAGTTGGACTATGTGGGTTCGGTAATGAACGCTGCAGCGATCATCGCTGCGCTGCATCAAGGTGAGAAACGGCTGGTCTTCTGCGACTCACGTGCTCTTGTCGAGCAGCTCGGAGCTGAGTTGCGCTTGCTGGGCGTGACAACTTTCCTTTCGCACGCCTCGCTTTCCGTGGATGAGCGGGCTCGTGCGGAAAAGGCGTTCGCAGAAGCGCGGGACTGCGTGATCGTCGCGACCTCGACGCTGGAGCTCGGGATCGATGTTGGTGACCTGGACCGGGTCATCCAGATCAATGCGCCCAAGACCGTCGCATCGTTCTTGCAGCGCTTGGGCCGGACTGGCAGGCGTGCGGGTTCCACCCGCAACTGCCTGTTCCTGGCACTCGATGAGTGGCAGCTGCTCTGGGCCGCTGCTCTGCTTCACCTGTGGAGCAGCGGTTATGTGGAGCCTGTGACACCCCCACCAGAGCCCAGACACATCGTCGCTCAACAACTGCTTGCAATGTGCTTGCAAGAAAACAAGATCGGCAGAGGACTCTGGTACGAGGAATGGAACGGGCTCGCCCCCTTCGACCGCAGCGGCGAGCCGATCCTGCAGCACCTCATAGACGAAAGTTTCGTCGACCGAGATGGCGAGTTGCTGTTCATCGGACCCCACGCCGAAAAGCGCTTTGGTCGACGGCACTTCATGGACATGATGGCGGTGTTCACCGCCGCGCCAGAGTTCACCGTGCTAGCAGGCCGCCAGGAAATCGGCCGAACTGACCCCTCACTGCTCACCGAGAAGATAGACGGTTCCCGGATCCTCCTGCTCGGCGGTCGGGGGTGGCGAGTGACGTGGATCGACTGGAAACGCCGACGCTGCTTCGTGGAACCATCCGACAGCCCTGGACGCGCCCGATGGAACAATGGGGGGCTAGGTGGAACGGGCTTCGCGCTCTCGCGCGCAGCCCGAGATGTGCTGCTCGGGGCGGACCCGCCCGTAAAGCTGACTCAACGCGCCCAACGAGTCCTCTCCGATACCCGTGGCGAACACGGCCTCAAAGCCCATCCAGGGGGAATGGTCATCTCCCGCACCGGTACCGACATCCGATGGTGGACTTGGGCGGGCTACAAGGCCAACGCAACCCTGGCAGCGAGTCTTCTCGGGCTGGCCGACGAAAAGCAGCGAGTCGACGACGTCTCGATCCGACTCCGTACTGACCTCACGGCAGAAATGTGGCGCAACGGGACCACAGATGCATCCGAACATCTCAGCCTTCCACAGGTCGACGAGCGTGCACTCAAAGGTCTGAAGTTCAATGAGGCCCTTCCCTCCCGATTAGCCACTGCAACTCTGGCCACACGGCTCGCGGACCTCGAGGGCGCCGCAACGGTCCTGTCCGAACCAACAAGATTCATCATTCCCGGCTGGTGA
- a CDS encoding DUF3039 domain-containing protein: MADTTGTEQPRTNGQTGLLHTGAESAPAFWIAVCGDRLAPGDAELVETYGGTPCTTCYLALISASAIASVGRTEEFSPPVIEMPSESGFAISWRERLVHRVTVDSPRKEFGGRQIVAGLCGHLGWGPVENAPTRWPVCTECDEIAAENEKT, from the coding sequence GTGGCCGACACCACCGGGACGGAACAGCCTCGCACCAACGGCCAAACCGGGCTTCTACATACCGGCGCCGAAAGCGCTCCGGCATTTTGGATCGCGGTGTGCGGTGATCGTCTGGCGCCGGGCGATGCCGAGCTCGTCGAAACCTACGGCGGCACACCCTGCACAACGTGCTACCTCGCCCTCATCTCCGCCAGCGCTATCGCGTCGGTTGGCAGGACCGAGGAATTCTCGCCACCGGTGATCGAGATGCCGAGCGAGTCCGGTTTTGCGATCTCGTGGCGTGAACGGCTCGTCCATCGCGTCACCGTCGACTCACCCCGCAAGGAGTTCGGCGGACGACAGATCGTGGCAGGGCTGTGCGGCCACCTCGGATGGGGACCTGTCGAGAACGCGCCAACGAGATGGCCGGTGTGCACGGAGTGCGACGAAATAGCAGCAGAGAACGAGAAAACTTAG